Proteins encoded within one genomic window of Rhinolophus sinicus isolate RSC01 linkage group LG05, ASM3656204v1, whole genome shotgun sequence:
- the FAM162B gene encoding protein FAM162B isoform X1 gives MLAAAESLLRLRPGRILSCAPRASREAAQLPISLLRPRGLPHYSSGGAPSSSGPQGPAGKVHRVPAEHKPSQFDKKILLWTGRFKAMEDIPPRIPPEMIDAARNKARVKACYIMIGLTIIACFAVIASAKRAVERHESLTSWNLAKKAKWREEAALAAQAKAK, from the exons ATGCTCGCCGCCGCCGAGAGCCTCCTGCGTCTCCGACCGGGGCGCATCCTCAGCTGCGCCCCGAGGGCTTCTCGAGAAGCCGCGCAGCTACCCATCTCGCTTCTCCGGCCCCGGGGTCTCCCCCACTACTCCAGCGGTGGAGCTCCCAGTAGCTCTGGGCCCCAGGGTCCGG CAGGGAAAGTTCACAGGGTCCCCGCCGAGCACAAACCTTCCCAATTCGACAAGAAAATCCTGCTGTGGACCGGGCGTTTCAAAGCGATGGAGGACATCCCGCCTCGGATCCC GCCAGAAATGATAGATGCTGCAAGAAACAAAGCTCGAGTGAAAGCTTGTTACATAATGATTGGACTCACAATTATTGCCTGCTTTGCAGTGATAGCATCAGCCAAAAGG GCTGTAGAACGACACGAATCCTTAACAAGTTGGAACCTGGCAAAGAAAGCTAAGTGGCGTGAAGAAGCCGCGTTGGCTGCACAGGCTAAGGCTAAATGA